AGGATGTTACCAGCAAGGCCGCCACACAGATTGCTGCCAGCAACAAAACCGCAGCCATCAGCTTGGGACACAACGACATGGACACCACCAACGGATTTACTCACATCCGATTGACGGTCACGGTCGGTACCGCGGCCAGCCAGACATCGGCCTCTGTGTTTGCGGCCGACGCTCGCTACGAGAAGCCGGCCAACAACCAGGCTGACGAGGTGGTGTAAATGGCGATCCGATTCCTGCGTAATTACACCGTGCAGGATCGGGAGGGCGTGAAATACGTCCAGGATGAGGTCAGGGACGACCTCTCTCCCGCGTCCGAGCAGCACTTCGTAAACCGCAACGTTGCCGTCTATGTCGAGGCCGGTGGCTCAAAATCCAAGCAACCCGAGGGAGAGCAGCCGAGCAGTGATAAGGCACCGAACTCCGGATCAAAGCGGACTAAACGCGCAGCGCCATGACTGGCGAAGTTGCACTGACCTGAATAGCAGAGGGCAAACGTAATGCAGGACGAAATCCTCAAAAGGACAGTAAAGCCCTCTGCGCCCGTAGTATCGCTGGCGGATGTGAAGCTCGATCTACGTGTTGACCATACCTTCGAGGACACCCTTATTCAGTCGTTGATTGATGCGGCTGTCCAATACCTGGAAGCACCCTCGGGCGTGCTGGGGAAAGCATTCATTACCCAGGTATGGGAAATGTCCACCCGCGGGCCAGACGATGACTGTCGTATTTATCTGCCGGTTACGCCCGTGCAGGCCATTGATGCGATCAGTTATTTTGATTCCGACAATGTCGAGCAGTCGCTCACTGTCACCGATTTCCACCTGTACGGGGATGAGAACTGGGCGTATATCACGCCCAAGAACGACGTCGAGTGGCCGGATCTATTCGATCGGTTGGACGCCATCACCGTTACGTTCACTGCCGGCTTTGGCGCTGCTGAATCCTTTGTGCCCGAAACAATCCGCCAAGTTGTCCGGCTGCTGGTGACCCATTGGTACATAAACCGTTCAGCGGTAGATACCGGCACGATCGCAACTGAAATACCGATGGCGGCTCAGTCCCTGATTGCCGTCAACCGCAAGGGCTGGAATTACTGATGCCGCTGAACCCCGGAAAACTCCGCCACAGAATCACCATTGAGAAGCCGGGACAGACTCAGGATCCGGCAACCGGAGAAATGATCGATGGTTGGCAACTGGTAGATGAAGTGTGGGCGGCCAAGCGCCCATCCAGTGCCCGAGAATTCAAGCAGTCCCAGGCCGGCCAGTCAGAAATCACCGGCGAATTCCAGATCCGGTACCGCGATGACGTAGACGCCACCATGCGCATCTTGCACAAAGGGAAGGTTTACAACATCGAAGGCGTCCTCGAGGACAACGAAAGCGGTATGGAGTGGCTGACCCTCCCATACAGCCAGGGTGTTAACGATGGCAACTGATGGCATCAGCTATGAGCTCAACGGTCTGCCGGAGCTTCTCGGTAAGCTTGAAGGCCTAGAGTTCGACATGAAGCGCAAGGGTGGCCGGTTCGCCCTTCGCAAAGCTGCTCAGGTGCTGAGAGATCAGGGCCGGGAAAATGCCGAACGCGTCGACGATCCCCAGACGCCAGAGAGCATCGCTGAGAATATTGTTGAGCGCTGGTCTGGCCGCACCTTCAAGCGGACCGGCAACATGAAATTCCGAGTTGGTGTTCTGGGTGGGGCCAGGCAGTACGCCAACACGCGAGAGAACGTCCGCAAGGGGCGAGCTGGCCAGTCCTACCGTACCGATGGCGACAAAAGTAACCCGGGCGGCGACACCTGGTATTGGCGTCTGCTTGAGTTCGGCACCGAGAATATGGGTGCACAGCCAATTTTTCGACCGGTTCCAGCTCAGGCCGGCCAAGCGGCGGCGGATGAGTTTGTCAGGCAGTACAGCAAGAAGATTGACCGGGTTCTCCGGCAAGCGAAAAAGAAGGCAACAAAATGAGCATCAAGATCATTCTTCCTGACGGCAAAGCTCCTAAGGCAGGCCAAGGAACCCGGATCCTCACTGAGGACGGTACCGAGATTAAAGGTGTGACGCGCTGCATCATCGACGTTGAACCGAATGACGTTGTCACCGCTCACTTGGTAGTTCATGTGCGGGAGATTGAAAATCTTGAACAGGTAGCCGGCCATGTTTACATCGGCGGCATCTATCCAGAAGAGTGTTCTCACGAGGAAGCAGTTGACCGCATTAACCAGCTGCGACCGAGCGATAAGACATGAACCCACCAATCTTCCAGGTGTGCGCTGCGGATACCAACGTCACCGCCCTGCTTGGTAGCGGCCCGGTCCGTCTGTTCCCATTCGGTGAAGCGCCCCAGGGTGTGGCTCTGCCCTACGCAGTCTGGCAGACCATCACCGGTCGGCCAGAGAACTACCTCGGACAGACACCTGACATCGACCAATACACCATCCAGGTGGATGTTTACGCCGACCGGGGCAGCACCGCCCGGGATGTCGCTAAGGTGCTGCGCAACGCGATTGAGCCTCATGCTCACATTGTTGGCTGGAACGGAGAGAGTACCGATCCAGACACCGGCCACAAACGATACGGATTCGATGTGGACTGGTTCGCCCCCCGATAAACGAACCCAACCCCGGAGACAACCCGCCA
This Marinobacter salinus DNA region includes the following protein-coding sequences:
- a CDS encoding head-tail connector protein, producing MQDEILKRTVKPSAPVVSLADVKLDLRVDHTFEDTLIQSLIDAAVQYLEAPSGVLGKAFITQVWEMSTRGPDDDCRIYLPVTPVQAIDAISYFDSDNVEQSLTVTDFHLYGDENWAYITPKNDVEWPDLFDRLDAITVTFTAGFGAAESFVPETIRQVVRLLVTHWYINRSAVDTGTIATEIPMAAQSLIAVNRKGWNY
- a CDS encoding phage head closure protein; protein product: MPLNPGKLRHRITIEKPGQTQDPATGEMIDGWQLVDEVWAAKRPSSAREFKQSQAGQSEITGEFQIRYRDDVDATMRILHKGKVYNIEGVLEDNESGMEWLTLPYSQGVNDGN
- a CDS encoding HK97-gp10 family putative phage morphogenesis protein, whose protein sequence is MATDGISYELNGLPELLGKLEGLEFDMKRKGGRFALRKAAQVLRDQGRENAERVDDPQTPESIAENIVERWSGRTFKRTGNMKFRVGVLGGARQYANTRENVRKGRAGQSYRTDGDKSNPGGDTWYWRLLEFGTENMGAQPIFRPVPAQAGQAAADEFVRQYSKKIDRVLRQAKKKATK
- a CDS encoding DUF3168 domain-containing protein, which gives rise to MNPPIFQVCAADTNVTALLGSGPVRLFPFGEAPQGVALPYAVWQTITGRPENYLGQTPDIDQYTIQVDVYADRGSTARDVAKVLRNAIEPHAHIVGWNGESTDPDTGHKRYGFDVDWFAPR